The Leucoraja erinacea ecotype New England chromosome 12, Leri_hhj_1, whole genome shotgun sequence genome segment CATCCTTGAATGTTGAGGGTTTTCAAGTCCATATCCCCAATGGAAGCACGGAAAGTGGGCAAAATACTGCAAGCAACCAGCAAAGCACAAACGGCATAAATGTGAAGTTTCTTCAAGATGGCAAACAACTTGTGGCTATAGACAAAATGGCGGGCATTGACACGTTGTCTAAAGGTTGCAGAGTCTATGCAAATATCGACACAAATCCTAACACGTATCACATTGTGGTGCCGAACAAAGATGACCTTGCCAACCGTGAACCCAAGCAGAACAAGGAGCCAGGGTTTGCTGACCAGAACTTGCTTCTGATCGGACTCAAGGTGTCTGAAGATGGAGGCCACTCGAGCATTCCAACGATGCCTGAACATTCTGGTGCTCACGTGAATGATTCAAGACCTATATACATCAACGAAGAGTTCTTTCCCGATGCAAAGCGAATGAAAAAGGAACAAGATCATTATGAGTTAATTGTAGATGGACGAGTGTTTTATGTGTGCATTGTTTGCAAGCGGTCTTATGCATGCCTGACTAGCTTGAGAAGGCACTTCAATGTTCACTCCTGGGAGAAGAAATATCCTTGCCATtactgtgagaaagtgtttccactGGCAGAGTATCGTACGAAGCACGAGATTCTCCACACTGGCGAACGGCGGTACCAGTGCTTGACCTGTGGCGAGACCTTCATCAATTACCAGGTGATGTCGTCACACATCAGGTCGGCCCACAGCAAGAAGATTGGAAAGAGCACGGCTGAAGACGAGACTGTTCCCGACTCAAAGCTTTACCGCTTGCTGCCGTGCAAAAGCTTACAGATCAGACAGTATGGGTTCCTAACTGGAAGCGCTTCGAGCGCAGTGGCTAAGATTAATGAAGACGGAATATTGTATCACGTAGGAAATGACAGTGAAGGAACTCCGCAGCTTGCCACCCCAGAGACCATTGGTGGTGGCAAGCCATCCACCTGGGATGATATTTTCCCTCAGGAAGGAACCCCAGTTTACAGGTACAATTCCTTAGACGGCAATTCCGAATTAGAATTTGTTATACCAGAATCCTTCAGAGAAATGGCTTGAAGTCATTCAGGCTATGCTGGAACTGATCGTAACAAACACATGGACTGTGATACCTGGCGAACTGCTGACAGCCAACCTTTGGTCATAGTATTGTACTAACTGACTAGTTAAGCATTTGTGTTTCAGGCAAACAAATTATTCAGTGGCTGGACCATTGTGTGGGTAactcagtctttttttttttgaagaaataGCATTTCTGTCAAACGTATTGATGTCACTGTAGAATGCATCAAGAACTGTGAAGCGGAATGTAGTTGTGGCTTTGAGCAAAAATGCAGATTCTATACTGACATTTCGTCAGAAGTAGCCCGGAATCAATGGACATTCTTATGCAATATACATCATTTTGAAAGAATTTTCAATTAGTTTCATCCTTACTGGTCCAGCAGCTGTTACCCAGATGTTTATATTTACATATTTCTGATCAGGAACTGAATTTATGGAAATGTTATGTGCTAGCACTTTTAATTTTACATTGTACAGCTGAGATAATGGGCTATTGTTGTATCTTTTCTAGTAAATCATCTTCCTAAGCATTATGGATTACTGTTTTAGTGTTGTACACAATTAGCTAATCACTAGGCCCTACTTCCTAAAGTGACTTCCTGGCATTTTTAAACGCAATGTGTAGAAGATCACAGAGTGTACAGTGCTGCAGCACTTCCATTAAACAAAGAAGGCGCAAAACTCATTCCAGCTTTTGTTGCTGGTGATGAATAGGTGAAAATAAATAACCCAAATTGGTGTAAGTGCAGGATGTGGCCGCTCTTGTGCGACCAGCACGAACGAAAGGTGATGATAATAGGTCAACATCCTCATCAGACAAATACAGCTTAACTCAGAAAGCCTGGCTTCCATTCATTCCATGATCATTGTCTTTGCAACATCACTCACTCTTTCACAGTGTGACATGTATCATTTGAATTAAGAATGTGCCGGATTAAACTAGATTAATAAATATGGAATGAATaatggaaaaggatgggtgaggaaAGATTGATGTAACCCCTAAGGTGTTGCGTAGTCCAGCATGTAACATAGATTACTTTGGACAACATGATCCGATAGCAGATTTCTTACCGGCCATTATTTAGATTTATGTTCTGTTGATTATGTTTTATTA includes the following:
- the LOC129702328 gene encoding transcriptional regulator Kaiso-like codes for the protein MRSDAPQAMATGGLEIVNNDDTQDIPPAFAQAEELQESEESEEDAPSLQLSLPSTSSDPGTSRSLEDSLAARSTRRESPVMESKKLISATDIHHSGTLLKSLNEQRAQGLFCDITIIVEDRKFRAHKNVLSSASSYFHHLFSLDATSNVSGQVLELNFVRAEVFAEILNFIYTSKLVHVNAELVSELIHSGQALGLRFLADIGESLSKLKGLAPNVNSAASVINSRGEATQNIDAELTLQPERLIVHVEEGGLGPRITDAFSLSSAEFSVAKGNGKDSASGEDSDDNDDVIFCSVISPPKQPSSAANMGSMQTRIIVPNIPVSSDNLGVQTIQSTLAPETSLNVEGFQVHIPNGSTESGQNTASNQQSTNGINVKFLQDGKQLVAIDKMAGIDTLSKGCRVYANIDTNPNTYHIVVPNKDDLANREPKQNKEPGFADQNLLLIGLKVSEDGGHSSIPTMPEHSGAHVNDSRPIYINEEFFPDAKRMKKEQDHYELIVDGRVFYVCIVCKRSYACLTSLRRHFNVHSWEKKYPCHYCEKVFPLAEYRTKHEILHTGERRYQCLTCGETFINYQVMSSHIRSAHSKKIGKSTAEDETVPDSKLYRLLPCKSLQIRQYGFLTGSASSAVAKINEDGILYHVGNDSEGTPQLATPETIGGGKPSTWDDIFPQEGTPVYRYNSLDGNSELEFVIPESFREMA